The sequence ATGAACCGATTGACAAAGTAAGCCAGCCTTTTTACACGACCGACGCTTTTACAAACCAGGCAATTACATTTTTAAGCGAGCAGAAAGACCAGCAGCCTTTTTTTCTGTATCTGGCTTTTACCTCGCCCCACTGGCCATTGCATGCCTTGACGGAGGATATTGAACGGTTCCGGGGAAAATATCGGCAGGGTTGGGACGCTCTTCGGGAACAACGGTTCCGGAAGCAGCTCAAAGAAGGCATTGCCTCTGAAAAATGGGGGCTTTCTGCCCGTCCGGAAATTTACCCGGCCTGGGCCGAGCAGGATACCACGAAACAACGGGAGATGGATTATCGTATGGCAGTGTATGCCGCTCAGATTTACCGGATGGATCAGAATATCGGGAAGCTGGTCGATTATCTCAAAAAGGCCGGTAAATTAGAGAACACGTTACTGGTATTCCTGTCCGACAATGGCGCCTGTCAGGAAGGGGGTGTCCTGGGAGGAGGAGCTTTAACTGAAATCAACGACCCGGCCAAAGGCGGTGCCATATCGTACGGGGGCGTCTGGGCGAATGCCTCCAATACACCTTTCAAAGGATTTAAGCATGTTTCGTACGAAGGCGGTATTGCGACTCCACTAATTATTCATTACCCTGCGGGTACGACAGGCAAGAAAGGCCGCATTACGTCGACACCGGGTTATCTGATCGACATTATGCCTACCTTCCTGGAGGCAAGTGGAGCGAAATATCCAACGGAAGCGAAAGGCCAAACGATTCACGCGATCGAGGGAAAAAGCCTTTTGCCGGTACTTACGAAAGGGGCCCGCCAGCCGCACGAGTACATGTATTGGGAGCACGAAAATCACCGGGCCATCCGGTTTGGCAACTGGAAAGCGGTTGGGACCATTGGTGCTCCCTGGGAGTTATACGATCTGGAAACCGACCGAACCGAACAGCACAATCGCGCTACCGACCACCCAGATCTGGTTAAAAAGCTCGATCAGCAGTGGTCTGCCTGGGCAAATACGCATCATGTTTTCCCCAAAGGATCAATGAAAACGGATTTTACTAAAGAGTGGAATTTCGTTAAGACAGCGGATTAGTTTTTCCGCCGTTAACAAGTACCATAAACAAATCACCCATGCCGTTCACTAAATCGTTCACGCATGCCGAAAGCGCAACCAATTGACAGTATTCCTTTGGCAAATATCAAATTACCAGCATATAAATTTTGCTTACAAAGAATTTGTTAAAATAAAATTAAAGGCGTTTTCGGATCAAAGGTACTTTTTTTAGGTATTAATTCGTACTTTCACAACACCCTATATACTAAGGGTTTACATTTTGCTTTACTTTTATTTTATCGTAGATAAATACAATAAAAGCCACTATCATGTCTTCACAACTTACTCGTCGGGACTGGCTTCGCGCCAGCGGTTTGATGACGGCCGGGCTCAGTCTGAGTCGGTTCGCTCCCGCTGAAGCGGCCTCGACCGCCGAACAGGCCCAGTCAGCATTCACAAATGAATTTGCCTTTACGACTCCACCCGACATGCCCAAATTACGGGCACGGTTATTCGCCAATGAGAACCCGCTCGGCATTGCACCCAGCGCTAAAGAAGCACTGATAAAAGCTGCCGATATCGGTAATCGCTATGCCTGGATGGAGTTTAGCCAGCTGAAACAACTTCTCGCGACCGACGAAGGGGTGAAGCCGGAAAATATTATGATGTCTCCCGGATCGTCGGATATTCTGATGGCCGCTGCCGACCATTTTGCCAAAGGGGGCGGTACCATTCTTACCAGCACCATGACCTATGACGATCTGCTTCAGCGTGCCGAAAAGTTTGGCGCCAAGATCAAGGCCATGCCCATGACGAAAGATTACAAGTTTGACCTCCCTTCGATCAAGGCAAACATCACGCCTGACGTAAAAATGGTCTATATCGTCAACCCGAACAACCCAACCGGTACTATTATTCCTACGGCTGAACTGGAAGCCTTCTGCCGCGAAGTAGCGCCAAAAGTCCCTGTGTTCATCGATGAAGCTTACATTGACTTCTACGAACCAGCCGATCGGCCAAAACTTGGTAAACTAGTAGCTGATGGTCTGAATGTGATTCTGGCCCGTACCTTCTCGAAAATCCACGGCTTTGCGGGTCTTCGTCTGGGCTACGCGATTGCCCAACCCGATATGCTGAAAACGCTTCATGCCTATACCAATGGCGAGTTTGCGGTCAGTATCACTACGCTTATGGCCGGAATCGCCAGCTATAAGGATAAGGACTGGCAGAATCACTGTCGCGCCGAAAATGCCAAAGCCCGGACTTACACGACCAAAGCCCTGACCGATATGGGCTATGAGGTAATTCCGTCATCGGCCAATTTCATCCTGTTCCCAATTCGTATGAAAACCAAAACGTTCGAAAACCAAATGTTTGCCAACGGCATCGGTATTCAAACGCGCGAGTTCAGCGGGCAGCCTTACTGCCGGGTGAGCGTTGGGACTATGGAGGAAATGGTCATGTTTATGGACGGATTCAAAAAAGTAGTGGGGTAGACTAATGAATACCATACAATGGATCGTCAGAAGTCCATTGTATGGTATATTATTCATCAACTGAATGACGAGAAGAGACTTTATTAATTCAACGAGTGCGAGTTACGCTAGTCTTCTGGCGTGGGGAATGCTTCAGCCCGCTCCGGCGTCGGCGTTAAATCTGCCAGCAAACGGTCGGCAGAGTGATGGAAAAGGTCGAAAAGTAGTGATTTTAGGGGCAGGTTTAGCGGGCATGGCTACTGCCTACGAACTCGGCAAATTAGGCTATGACTGTACCGTTCTGGAAGCCCGCTCCCGCTCCGGTGGCCGCGTCTGGACAATCAGAGGTGGTACCAAGGAAACTGAACTACATGGTGGTACCGCCCAAACCTGTTCATTTGAAGAAGGGCTCTATTTTAATGGTGGCGCAGCCCGAATTCCGCACCATCATCAGCTTACGCTTCATTATTGCCGGGAGTTAGGCGTGCCTTTGCAAATGTTCAATGGCAACAACGAAGCAGCTTACCTCTATAACGACGGCGGCACGGGCGATCTGGCAAATCGCCGGTTACGCATCAAGGAATACCACAACGACATGCGCGGCTATACAGCCGAATTATTGGCCAAGGCATTGGATCAGTCGGCGCTGGACCAGCAGCTGACCAAGGAAGACATTGAGAAATTGGTTGATTTCCTGAAAAACGAAGGTGATTTGAATACAGCTCACCTTTACAAAGGCACCAACCGGCGCGGCTATAAGACTAAAGATCATCCCGGCGCAGGCCACAAACCCGGCAACGTTACGGATCCTTTCGGGCTAACCGATCTGCTTCGTTCGGGGTTCATGCAACCGGTGTTCTATAACGTTGGCGACTATATTTACGAACAGCAAACAACGCTGCTTCAGCCCGTTGGCGGTATGGACGCCATTCCGAAAGCACTAGAGAAAAAACTGACGGGTAAAATTATCTTTAACGCGCCCGTTTCAGAACTTCGTAAAACCGAAACGGGTGTCCGGGTCGTGTACCAGAAAGACGGTAAACCGGTGGAAGTTACAGGTGAATTCTGTGTCTGTACGCTCCCTTTACCCATGCTGAAAAACATCGAATCGGATCTGTCGGGTACAGTGAAACGGGCATCTGATTTTGTGCCTTATATCAAAACGGGTAAAATAGGCCTTCAATTTAAACGACGATTCTGGGAAGAAGACGACTGGATTTATGGGGGTATCTCGCGCACCAACATGGATATTAACCAGATCTGGTATCCGTCATTCGGCTTCCAGGGCAAAAAAGGGGTCCTGATCGGTTATTATAATTTCTATAGTCGGGCAGAAGCGGTAGGAGCTCTATCCGTTGCTGAACGCGAAAAACTGGCCCTGACGCAAGGTGTCAAAATCCACCCACAATATCCGACGGAGTTTGATAATTCATTTTCACTGGCCTGGCATCGTGTTCCCTATAGCGGGGGTGGTTGGGCTACTTACGACGATGCAACCCGGAAGAAATATTATCCAGCACTTATAGAACCAGATGGCAATATCTATTTTGCTGGCGAACACACAACCTACTTAACCGCCTGGATGGCCGGAGCATTCACCTCTGCTCACCGTACTGTCGAAGCGATTCACGCACGGGTGGGCGAATACACGAAGAAGTAAATTTGTCTGGTCCAAGCCGCTATAGCGCATTACTCCTGCTTGGCAAATGAAAAGTATACTTACAAAACGGGCCAAGTAGGAGCTTGACCCAAATTATCTTTATGAAACACAACCTGCTCTCGATTCTTATTTTCCTCTGTTGTGCTACTGCCACGCAGCTGCTTAGTCAACGCGTTTCAGCCCAGACAGCCTCAACCGCCAGCGCATCCACGCCGGGCATGACTCTTGAGCAACTGACTGCCATCAAGGCCATAAAAGTTGCCAATCTGGATAAAGACACCTACTTCAAATCGGGTGGTTTTATTTTGGACCGTTATGAGGAACGCCCTGCCTATGTTTTTGCATTCAGCGACGGAATAACGCGCAAGATCTATTTGTATAAGGTTTTTACTGCCGCCGATACGAAAGAACTGGGTCTCCTGGCCATTTACAAAAACGAGAAATCGGGCGACGTAAAATCATTTGTGATTCCCGGCGCATCGGCTGATCGTAAAGCATGGGACGCTTACATCGACGACCTCAAGTATGTTGGCGAAAAAGAGGCTGGCCTGATGCCAACACTCACCTTTGTGCTGTCACGTGAAATGGCCAGCTTACTATCTGGTGGCGGTGGCAAATCAGAAGAAGGCGACGGAAAGAAAAAGGAAGAATACAATTTCTGCTTTGCGCCCGACGCTCCCGTAACGCTGGCCGATGGGTCTTCGAAAGCCATTCGTGACGTAAAAATGGATGATGTCGTATTGGGTTACGATGCGAAAACAAAAAACCTCACGCCTACCCGCGTAAAGAAAGTAGACGCCCACAACGGCGACTTCACGCTGGCTGGCGTGTGGCTCTCTTCTGTTAATGACCTGACTGCTGACAATCGGAATGCACTAACCGCGCCAACATTGCTTGAAGCAACGGCTAACCACCCGGTCCTGACTGCCACAGGCCGGAAAGCCCTGGGAGAGGTAGAGGCTGGTGAGATTTTATACCGCTACGATGCTACAACTACTGGCGTTTCAGCGTATAAAGTTGTTCGGGTGGAGAAATCCGTACGATCCGTAAAGAACGTTTACAACCTGTCTACCGAGTCGGGTGCCTACCTGATTGGCGAGACAGTTGTTCTCGACAAATAAATCAACAGGAGACTTTCTAAAAGCCCCTCTCCTTTTCGTATTCTGGATGACTAAATCAGAATACGAAAAGGAGAGGGGCTTCATTTAAAAGAGAGATTTGCATTTTAACCCAAACAAATTGCCGTATTCAGCTTTTGCCCGTACTTTTGCCGGACCAAAAACCAGTATGCAAGCATACTAATTTTTCGACAGGATTATGGCTGAAGCCTTCATTTATGATGCCGTTCGAACACCTCGTGGGCGAGGCAAGAGCGACGGTTCGCTGCATGATGTGCAGCCTGTTCAACTCCTCACGAGTGTCCTGCGCGAACTGCGCGACCGCAATCAACTCGATACGTCGCTCGTCGACGATGTTATTATGGGTTGTGTTACCCCCATCGGTGAGCAAGGTGCCGACATTGCCCGTACTGCCGCCCTTGAAGCCGGATACGATGAGTCAGTAGCGGGGGTTCAGCTCAATAGGTTCTGCTCGTCGGGGCTGGAGGCTATCAATATGGCCGGAGCTTATGTCATGTCGGGGCAAGTCGATGCTATTGTAGCCGGTGGCGTCGAATCGATGTCACGGGTGCCAATGGGTTCCGACG comes from Spirosoma aureum and encodes:
- a CDS encoding arylsulfatase, yielding MKKALILAIISSAFLWLGAIPPGKVVAKKAAEKPNIVLIMADDMGYSDLGCYGSEIPTPNLDKLASEGVRFTQFYNTARCCPTRASLMTGLFQHQAGIGHMTKEPNNRIDYDYGVYGYRGEINRNCVTLAEVLKPAGYHTYMAGKWHLGSATPDLRPRQRGFDRYYGLLAGASSYLDPIQPRGIWLDNEPIDKVSQPFYTTDAFTNQAITFLSEQKDQQPFFLYLAFTSPHWPLHALTEDIERFRGKYRQGWDALREQRFRKQLKEGIASEKWGLSARPEIYPAWAEQDTTKQREMDYRMAVYAAQIYRMDQNIGKLVDYLKKAGKLENTLLVFLSDNGACQEGGVLGGGALTEINDPAKGGAISYGGVWANASNTPFKGFKHVSYEGGIATPLIIHYPAGTTGKKGRITSTPGYLIDIMPTFLEASGAKYPTEAKGQTIHAIEGKSLLPVLTKGARQPHEYMYWEHENHRAIRFGNWKAVGTIGAPWELYDLETDRTEQHNRATDHPDLVKKLDQQWSAWANTHHVFPKGSMKTDFTKEWNFVKTAD
- a CDS encoding pyridoxal phosphate-dependent aminotransferase; translated protein: MSSQLTRRDWLRASGLMTAGLSLSRFAPAEAASTAEQAQSAFTNEFAFTTPPDMPKLRARLFANENPLGIAPSAKEALIKAADIGNRYAWMEFSQLKQLLATDEGVKPENIMMSPGSSDILMAAADHFAKGGGTILTSTMTYDDLLQRAEKFGAKIKAMPMTKDYKFDLPSIKANITPDVKMVYIVNPNNPTGTIIPTAELEAFCREVAPKVPVFIDEAYIDFYEPADRPKLGKLVADGLNVILARTFSKIHGFAGLRLGYAIAQPDMLKTLHAYTNGEFAVSITTLMAGIASYKDKDWQNHCRAENAKARTYTTKALTDMGYEVIPSSANFILFPIRMKTKTFENQMFANGIGIQTREFSGQPYCRVSVGTMEEMVMFMDGFKKVVG
- a CDS encoding flavin monoamine oxidase family protein yields the protein MTRRDFINSTSASYASLLAWGMLQPAPASALNLPANGRQSDGKGRKVVILGAGLAGMATAYELGKLGYDCTVLEARSRSGGRVWTIRGGTKETELHGGTAQTCSFEEGLYFNGGAARIPHHHQLTLHYCRELGVPLQMFNGNNEAAYLYNDGGTGDLANRRLRIKEYHNDMRGYTAELLAKALDQSALDQQLTKEDIEKLVDFLKNEGDLNTAHLYKGTNRRGYKTKDHPGAGHKPGNVTDPFGLTDLLRSGFMQPVFYNVGDYIYEQQTTLLQPVGGMDAIPKALEKKLTGKIIFNAPVSELRKTETGVRVVYQKDGKPVEVTGEFCVCTLPLPMLKNIESDLSGTVKRASDFVPYIKTGKIGLQFKRRFWEEDDWIYGGISRTNMDINQIWYPSFGFQGKKGVLIGYYNFYSRAEAVGALSVAEREKLALTQGVKIHPQYPTEFDNSFSLAWHRVPYSGGGWATYDDATRKKYYPALIEPDGNIYFAGEHTTYLTAWMAGAFTSAHRTVEAIHARVGEYTKK
- a CDS encoding Hint domain-containing protein; this translates as MKHNLLSILIFLCCATATQLLSQRVSAQTASTASASTPGMTLEQLTAIKAIKVANLDKDTYFKSGGFILDRYEERPAYVFAFSDGITRKIYLYKVFTAADTKELGLLAIYKNEKSGDVKSFVIPGASADRKAWDAYIDDLKYVGEKEAGLMPTLTFVLSREMASLLSGGGGKSEEGDGKKKEEYNFCFAPDAPVTLADGSSKAIRDVKMDDVVLGYDAKTKNLTPTRVKKVDAHNGDFTLAGVWLSSVNDLTADNRNALTAPTLLEATANHPVLTATGRKALGEVEAGEILYRYDATTTGVSAYKVVRVEKSVRSVKNVYNLSTESGAYLIGETVVLDK